A stretch of DNA from Thunnus thynnus chromosome 16, fThuThy2.1, whole genome shotgun sequence:
gtcttccttcttcttctcctcctcctcatctttgACGCCTGCTGACGCAGCCGCTGTCGgctcctgtgattggctgtcgTCTCTGAGGGGGTGTGGCGTGTTGCCGGGCGGGTCTGGCTCTCCGTGGGTCGGATTCAGTTTGTAGTGGCGGTTCAGGCCTCCGGGGCCGATGTAGGCCTTGTCACAGGTCTGGCAGCAGTGGGACCGTGACTTGTGGCTGTAGGTGAGCGAGGGGGAGGTTCCGGGGGCGGAGCCGTCCTTCCTCCCGCCctcgccctcctcctcctccacgcTCATGTCGGAGTAGTCGTCTGAGTCGGACTGATGGCTGTCGGCCAGGTCCTCCGTCTTGATGAACTTGTAGTCTTTGGCTTTGTACTTCGGTGGTCTTGAGACCCGACCGGATCTGGTCTGGACTTTGACcgccttcttttctctcttcttcagcttctttcccctctctttttctttctctttatccCTCCCTGCTGGGGGCGGGGCTACAGGGGGCGGGGCCCCTGTGGGGGGGCGGGCGGCAGCGGTTGTGGTGTTCTGTGCCGGGACCGCTGTGATGGTGGCAGCTGGTTTAATGGGGCCCTTACTGGCAGCCACCGTCATGCCGTTAGTGGGGGTTTTAATGAGCGGGAAGCTAACAGTTTTAATGGAGGAGGGGGGCGGGGATTTAACTGTGGAAGTGGGCGGAGTCTTAATAGCAGAAGGACTCTGGACTCTGATAGGGGAGGATGCGGGTTTCTGACCCACAGCTGAAGCGGCACTGGCTGATGTTGTCTGGCCCGTCAGCTTGTGGACCAATGGGAGCAGAGATCCGACCACGGGGGCGGGGCTCTGCAGGAGCAGCTGGATGTGCGGGTCGCCGGGACTCTGCTGTAGAAAGAACTGCTGGCCCTGCTGACCAACCACAGGCTGGATGTGAATGATCTGAGCGCTGTTCAGGCTGCCGTTGGTCGACAGCTTCACCTGTGGCTGATTGACACTCAAACTCTTCTGCTGGGGGGCAGAACCAGGCTTCACCTCCTGTTTGGGAGGAATCTGGATCTGGATCCTGACTGGTTCTGACTGTGGACAGAAAAACCAGAAACCACATAAGAAGTCAGAGAGATCAAACCTGACAAACAGCCGCTTCATGACTATATCGGTCTAAATCATTCagtaataatcaataattatggACGATACAACGCTGGTTCTTCAAAAACTATCTATCTCACCTTCTTCTGGACCACCTGGACCGAGCCGCTGGTCTGCATGGCGACCTGCTGGGCTGCAGTCTTCAGCTGCTGCGAGGCGTTGTTCTGGGAGGAGGTCTTCAGGCTCTGCTGAGGTACCTGGATGTGGACCTGCTGCTGGGGGGGCTGGACCTGCTGCTGGGACTTGGTGACCTGGTTGATGACCTGCTGCAACTGGCTGGGGTCCAGAGCCGCGTTGTGGACCGGGATGGTTTTTACAACCTGGCTCTGCTGGAGCAGCTGCGCGGCCTCGGTGTCAGAGACCTGGACGATCTGCTGCTTGGTGAGCTGGTCCAGCAGAGCCTGCTGTTCCTCGGCCGTCAGCCCGGAGCTCTCCAGCAGGCTGCCGTCCGGCTGCACGTAGATGATGGTGGTGTTGACCAGGTCCGGGCTCAGGCCTGTGAACTCTGTGCCCAGCAGGATGCTCTGTTCCCCCGGGCAGCTCTGGAGGAAGTCCGCCAACTGAGCTCCGGACCCTGCCGGTAAACTGTCCCCGGGCTGGGAGCACTGAGCTCCGGGCACTGACTGTAAGCTCTCCCCGGGCTGAGTGCACTGTGTGGCGGAGGCTGACGGTAGACTGTCCCCGGACTGGGAGCACtgggcggcggcggcggctgaCGGTAGACTGTCCCCGGGCTGGGAGCACGGGGCGGCGGGGGCTGACGGCACACTGTTCCCGGGCTGGGAGCACGGGGCGGCGGGGGACCGAGCCGCGGCCCCCGGCGGCTCCGCTACTGTTATTGTCCTGCTCGGACCGCTGTCCTCCTCGTTGTCCGCCATTTTGGCTGCGAGGCTAACTATTAGCTTAGCTCAGACTGGGGGCCAGTCGGCGGATCAAATCAATCTGATCGGAGATCGATATCACCGGATAAAACACGTTCCTGTAAGATTAGTGTGTGCTGGTGAATAAAACGCACCGCTGCGGTGAATGACCGCATTAACGGGAGCGGTGATAACGGGAGCGGGTAacggttagcctagcttagcccTCACTCATCGGGAGCGCGGACTCCCCGGACCGGATCCACCGGACCGGGTTCAGTTTTACAAAGTAAATATTCtgatatgtattattttttcacaaacagattttatattaaaactaATTGAAACTTTACACACGAAGTTAATTTCTGTAAAGAAAAATTCACATTTGGATTAAAATGCTTTTCAAACGGTGTGAAGTGTTTTATTAACGTCACATGAAAGTTGCAGTGAACGtttcattttccattaaaataaactaatgTTTAGGATAGTAGTCCAACTGTTATCTTCGTCTAAAATCTATTTAACATCTCAACAAAAACGTATTTGGACTGTGCTTATTTACCAGCTGTCTacacatggatgtattataagagctatTATAATATCTTATATCATCTTATaatatcttataacatcttataatatcttatatcttataacatcttataatatcttataacatcttatatcttataacatcttataatatcttatatcttataacatcttataatatcttataacatcttatatcttataacatcttataacatcttatatcttataacatcttatatcttataacatcttataacatcttataacatcttatatcttataacatcttatatcttataacatcttatatcttataacatcttataacatcttatatcttataacatcttatatcttataacatcttataacatcttatatcttataacatcttatcttataacatcttataacatcttatatcttataacatcttataacatcttataccttataacatcttataacatcttatatcttataacatcttatcttataacatcttataacatcttatatcttataacatcttataacatcttataacatcttatatcttataacatcttatcttataacatcttataacatcttatatcttataacatcttatcttataacatcttataccttataacatcttataacatcttataccttataacatcttataacatcttatacCTTATaatatcttataacatcttatattttataacatcttatcttataacatcttataacatcttataacatcttatatcttataacatcttataacatcttatatcttataacatcttatatcttatatcttataaTATCTTATgatatcttataacatcttataaaatcttatatcttataacatcttataacatcttatatcttataacatcttatatcttataacatcttataacatcttatactttataatatcttataatatcttatatcttataacatcttataataTCTTGTaacatcttataacatcttataacattttatgtcttataacatcttataacattttatatcttataacatcttataacattttatatcttataacatcttataacatcttataatatcttataacatcttataacatcttatatcttataacatcttataacatcttataatatcttatatcttataaTATCTTATgatatcttataacatcttataaaatcttatatcttataacatcttataacatcttatatcttataacatcttatatcttataacatcttataacatcttatactttataatatcttataatatcttatatcttataacatcttataataTCTTGTaacatcttataacatcttataacattttatgtcttataacatcttataacattttatatcttataacatcttataacattttatatcttataacatcttataacatcttataatatcttataacatcttataacatcttatatcttataacatcttataatatcttataacatcttataacatcttatatcttataacatcttataacatcttatatcttataacatcttatcttataacatcttataacatcttatatcttataacatcttataacatcttatatcttataacatcttatatcttataacatcttataacatcttataacatcttatatcttataacatcttatatcttataacatcttatatcttataacatcttataacatcttattatatcttataacatcttataacatcttattatatcttataacatcttattatatcttataacatcttataacatcttattatatcttataacatcttataacatcttattatatcttataacatcttattatatcttataacatcttataacatcttattatatcttataacatcttataacatcttattatatcttataacatcttattatatcttataacatcttataacatcttattatatcttataacatcttataacatcttattatatcttataacatcttataacatcttattatttcttataacatcttattatatcttataacatcttataacatcttatatcttataacatcttataatatcttatatcttataacatcttatagcatcttatatcttataacatcttatatcttataacatcttattatatcttataacatcttatattTTATAACGTGTCTGCCTAAAGAGCTTAGAGCTTTACAATGTttgcctctcacacacacacattcactctctctcacacacacacattcactctctctctcacacacacattcactctctcacacacacacattcactctctcacacacacacacattcactctctctctctcacacacattcactctctctctctcacacacacattcactctctctcacacacacattcacactctctctctcacacacattcactctctctctctcacacacacattcactctctctcacacacattcactctctctctctcacacacattcactctctctctctcacacacacattcactctctctcacacacacattcacactctctctctcacacacattcactctctctcacacacacacacattcactctctctcacacacacacacacattcactctctctcacacacattcactctctcacacacattcactctctctcacacacacattcactctctcacacatgcacacacacattcactctctcacacacattcactctctctcacacacattcactctctcccacacattcactctctctcacacacacacacattcactctctcacacacacacattcactctctcacacacattcactctctctcacacacacacacacattcactctctctcacacacattcactctctcacacacattcactctcacacacattcactctctctcacacacattcactctctcacacacattcactctctctcacacacacacacacattcactctctctcacacacacacattcactctctcacacacattcactctctctcacacacattcactctctcacacacattcactctctctcacacacacacacattcactctctcacacacacacattcactctctcacacacattcactctctcacacacattcactctctcccacacattcactctctctcacacacacacacattcactctctcacacacacacattcactctctcacacacttgcactctctcacacacattcactctctctcacacacattcactctctcacacacattcactctctctcacacacattcactctctctctctctcacacacattcactctctctcacacacattcactctctctcacacacattcactctctctctctcacacacattcactctctctcacacacacacacattcactctctctcacacacacacattcactctctctcacacacacacacattcactctctctcacacacattcactctctcacacacattcactctctctcacacacacacacattcactctctctcaaacacacacacattcactctctctcacacacacattcactctctcacacacgcacatacacacacacacattcactctctcacacacattcactctctctcacacacattcactctctcacacacattcactctctctcacacacattcactctctcacacacattcactctcacacacattcactctctcccacacattcactctctctcacacacacacacattcactctctcacacacacacattcactctctcaca
This window harbors:
- the znf839 gene encoding zinc finger protein 839 isoform X1 — encoded protein: MADNEEDSGPSRTITVAEPPGAAARSPAAPCSQPGNSVPSAPAAPCSQPGDSLPSAAAAAQCSQSGDSLPSASATQCTQPGESLQSVPGAQCSQPGDSLPAGSGAQLADFLQSCPGEQSILLGTEFTGLSPDLVNTTIIYVQPDGSLLESSGLTAEEQQALLDQLTKQQIVQVSDTEAAQLLQQSQVVKTIPVHNAALDPSQLQQVINQVTKSQQQVQPPQQQVHIQVPQQSLKTSSQNNASQQLKTAAQQVAMQTSGSVQVVQKKSEPVRIQIQIPPKQEVKPGSAPQQKSLSVNQPQVKLSTNGSLNSAQIIHIQPVVGQQGQQFFLQQSPGDPHIQLLLQSPAPVVGSLLPLVHKLTGQTTSASAASAVGQKPASSPIRVQSPSAIKTPPTSTVKSPPPSSIKTVSFPLIKTPTNGMTVAASKGPIKPAATITAVPAQNTTTAAARPPTGAPPPVAPPPAGRDKEKEKERGKKLKKREKKAVKVQTRSGRVSRPPKYKAKDYKFIKTEDLADSHQSDSDDYSDMSVEEEEGEGGRKDGSAPGTSPSLTYSHKSRSHCCQTCDKAYIGPGGLNRHYKLNPTHGEPDPPGNTPHPLRDDSQSQEPTAAASAGVKDEEEEKKKEDKPVATATNRVEGGPAAAVGLRGLHHRGPGRPRGRGRGRGRGRGRGRPLGPPPKVTVGLVSRRGRRGRPPKLSVTMATAEQQAERRRERLQELVEQCEDEELMDIVLPRLTKVLSLWELLLAKVERGGPARTRFPDIYREFESLQAQVRQAAQDYIISPQGGATPLEVRNIEVARSLGILDEVNRMKVVPGVSHSTSLTNKNVRYMENSKMLPPSKRFKMENSVPVQQNGIELHRTVTSVPPVTSVTSATPMTSTIPVTSVTSVTSITPVTSVSSTLKSCSVSVSPLVIPSGSKLLSTTADPAPRSSGPTCATTSPQALPPATPMEVTPGENQGAGPLQTDTQVDSLPAGQDQVLSTSDIAAQMKELEKALGPRLESRSTLTPESRSTLTPESRSTLTPESGSQILASPQHQSESSTKELQEGQEIYIQTEGLTVQLAEPGSDRIVIVNGPDGTTMHIQTPEGVPLEAVQALLGIEASDGANKILSRIQTDPN
- the znf839 gene encoding zinc finger protein 839 isoform X2: MADNEEDSGPSRTITVAEPPGAAARSPAAPCSQPGNSVPSAPAAPCSQPGDSLPSAAAAAQCSQSGDSLPSASATQCTQPGESLQSVPGAQCSQPGDSLPAGSGAQLADFLQSCPGEQSILLGTEFTGLSPDLVNTTIIYVQPDGSLLESSGLTAEEQQALLDQLTKQQIVQVSDTEAAQLLQQSQVVKTIPVHNAALDPSQLQQVINQVTKSQQQVQPPQQQVHIQVPQQSLKTSSQNNASQQLKTAAQQVAMQTSGSVQVVQKKSEPVRIQIQIPPKQEVKPGSAPQQKSLSVNQPQVKLSTNGSLNSAQIIHIQPVVGQQGQQFFLQQSPGDPHIQLLLQSPAPVVGSLLPLVHKLTGQTTSASAASAVGQKPASSPIRVQSPSAIKTPPTSTVKSPPPSSIKTVSFPLIKTPTNGMTVAASKGPIKPAATITAVPAQNTTTAAARPPTGAPPPVAPPPAGRDKEKEKERGKKLKKREKKAVKVQTRSGRVSRPPKYKAKDYKFIKTEDLADSHQSDSDDYSDMSVEEEEGEGGRKDGSAPGTSPSLTYSHKSRSHCCQTCDKAYIGPGGLNRHYKLNPTHGEPDPPGNTPHPLRDDSQSQEPTAAASAGVKDEEEEKKKEDKPVATATNRVTVGLVSRRGRRGRPPKLSVTMATAEQQAERRRERLQELVEQCEDEELMDIVLPRLTKVLSLWELLLAKVERGGPARTRFPDIYREFESLQAQVRQAAQDYIISPQGGATPLEVRNIEVARSLGILDEVNRMKVVPGVSHSTSLTNKNVRYMENSKMLPPSKRFKMENSVPVQQNGIELHRTVTSVPPVTSVTSATPMTSTIPVTSVTSVTSITPVTSVSSTLKSCSVSVSPLVIPSGSKLLSTTADPAPRSSGPTCATTSPQALPPATPMEVTPGENQGAGPLQTDTQVDSLPAGQDQVLSTSDIAAQMKELEKALGPRLESRSTLTPESRSTLTPESRSTLTPESGSQILASPQHQSESSTKELQEGQEIYIQTEGLTVQLAEPGSDRIVIVNGPDGTTMHIQTPEGVPLEAVQALLGIEASDGANKILSRIQTDPN